Genomic segment of Lentimicrobium sp. L6:
TATGTATACCAAGAATAATTATGACCTTATTTTTATGGATATTCAAATGCCAGAAATGGATGGCATTGAATCCACAAAAAGAATAAGAGAATTTGAGGAAGATATCAAACAAGCGGAACCCATAAAAATTATCGCACTAACTGCCAATGCAATGAAAGGTGATAAAGAAGCATGTCTAGATGCTGGAATGAACGATTATATGAGTAAGCCTTTTAAACCAGAGGAACTAAAAAGAATGTTAAACACAATATTTAAATAAAACTTTTTAAAACTATCAAGATAAACTGTAATTTTGGAGTTCTAATACCAGAATTAAATAATGGAAAATAACACCAATTTAAGTCACCATAGGAAAGCCCTAAAAATTAATCTTGATCCCACTATTTACGGGAGTTTTGCAGAAATTGGAGCTGGACAGGAAGTAGCCAGAACATTCTTTCAAGCCGGAGCTGCTTCGGGAACGATAGCTAAAACTATTTCGGCTTACGATATGTCGTTTAGCGATAATATATATGGCCCTTCTGCCAATGGTAGATATGTATCTCAGGAACGATTGCTCAAAATGCTCAAAACAGAAGCTAATGAACTAACTGGTGTTTTGAAAGAAAAGATTAAACCTGAAACCAGATTTTTTGTTTTTGCCAACACCGTAACCACCATCAACTTTACTAAAGATAGAGAAGGCCATGGTTGGTTAGGGGTTAGATATCAATTAACTCCAAAAGGACAAGCCAACGAAGTAATACTCCATGTGAGGATGCTAGAAAACGACAGTCTTCAACAGCAACAAACACTAGGTATTTTAGGAACCAACCTTATCTACGCTTGCTTTCATCACCATCAACATCCCAACGCATTCCTCCAATCCTTACTCGACTCTCTGGAGAAAGATCAAATAGAAATCACCATGATTCGCATGTGTGGTCCCGATTTGGATTACGTGGACAATAGATTACTAGGGGTACAACTGGTAAAAAATGGAATGGCTAGAGCTATCATGTTCGATTCCAATGGCGATTTACAGCAACCCAGCGAAATGGTCTATAAGAAAAACCTCATGGTATTTAGAGGAGGCTTTAGACCCATCACCTACGCAGGACTCGACATGATCAGAAGTAGTTATAGTATGTTTAAAAACGATCCCGACCACGATAAAAAACATACAATTACCATGTGCGAAATTACCATGAACAACTTATTGGACAATGGCGATTTCTCGGAGCAGGATTTTTTAGACAGAGTTGATATACTGAATGGTATAGGTCAAAATGTGATGGTTTCCGATTATAGGTATTATTATAAGCTGGTTTCTTATTTCAGTCAGTTTAAAATAAAAAACCTGAGGATAGTTATTGGCTTCCACACTTTTCAGAAGATA
This window contains:
- a CDS encoding TonB-dependent receptor, which codes for MENNTNLSHHRKALKINLDPTIYGSFAEIGAGQEVARTFFQAGAASGTIAKTISAYDMSFSDNIYGPSANGRYVSQERLLKMLKTEANELTGVLKEKIKPETRFFVFANTVTTINFTKDREGHGWLGVRYQLTPKGQANEVILHVRMLENDSLQQQQTLGILGTNLIYACFHHHQHPNAFLQSLLDSLEKDQIEITMIRMCGPDLDYVDNRLLGVQLVKNGMARAIMFDSNGDLQQPSEMVYKKNLMVFRGGFRPITYAGLDMIRSSYSMFKNDPDHDKKHTITMCEITMNNLLDNGDFSEQDFLDRVDILNGIGQNVMVSDYRYYYKLVSYFSQFKIKNLRIVIGFHTFQKIFNKEYYSELKGGILEAFGKLFTDNMKLYVYPSYNGKTKQLKTSKDLELPMDLQFIYEYLITNRKILDIEQVNKKFMTVFPKDVLKNIKNNNPKWETMVSNYVKDQIKSKKLFGYQESEE